The DNA sequence TTTTGCTGGTCCTCGGGGTCCAACTCCTGGTCCTGCTGCGGCTTGGCGAGAAGGACGATGGCGTCGAGCGAGAGCCCGACGATGGGACTGCGAAGCGTCGCCAACCATGCAAAGTTTTCATGCCGCGATGAGACGGCAAGGAGTGCGTTGACGAGATCGCGAACTTCGGACCGGGCGAAGAACTGCGATTGCCCCGCGTTCATACGGACGCCGATGCCTCGTCGCTTCAGCGCAGCCTCGATGGCTTCGGCCTCGCGATGGCGACGAATGAGGATGCAAATGGAGTTTAGATTTACTCCGCTCGCCTTTTGCTGAGCCACGTATTCCGCCAACTCATGCCAGTTCGATTTCGACGTAAGATGGATTCGCTCGACGGCGTCGTAGGTCACGTCTTCGTCGAAGTCCTCGTAAGTGCCAGACAAGAAGTAGTCGGCTCCGAACGCCTGACTGAAGACGACATCGACCATGTTGATGATCGTTTTGTCGGACCGGAAGTTGCGCGACAGCTTGAGGAACCCTTGACGAGCGCGGTCCTTGAACATCGCGACGTCCGCATTGCGGAATGCGTAGATCGACTGTTTGCCGTCTCCGACCAGCATTTTCGATTGGCTGTCGATGGCATCGAAGAGGCGAAACTGATTGCGGTTGAGGTCTTGCGATTCGTCAACAATAACGTGGAGAAACTGATCCGAAACGCGGTGGCGCACTTGCGGTGAGGTCTCCAACAGACGTACCGCGCGACTCTCCAACCCGTCGAAGTCGATCATCCGCTCGGCGCTCAGCATCCGCTCGTATCCGGCCCAGGCGTAGAGGGCGAGTTGAGCGAGGCCGCAGGTCAGGTTCGCGATGGTCAACTCGTCGTCCTGCACGGTTCGCAACCATGAGTACTTCGTCTTCTCGCCGCGAATTTTCCCCGCTTCTTGGTAGGCGACGTCCCGCCAAGGGACGCCGATGGTGCTCGCGATGGCATTGCGCATGTATTCCGGCAGGTGCTTGATCAGTTCCTCTTGGGTCACTTCCAGAAAGTGCTCACCGGACTGGTAGAGGTCCTCAAAATACGACGGCTCGTGGCCACTAGATCGCATCTGGTTAAGGATTTTGATCGCCTCGCTTTCCAGCTTTTCGTAAGCACCGATCTGTCCGTATTCGGCGCGGCCCACGGTCGCACGAACGAACATGGCGATGAGTTCGTTATCGTCATCCTCGGCCGAATTGATCACGAACCGGACGGCGTCACGCTTGAGTCGATCCGACTCTCCGCCTCCGGCCAGTTCGAATTTCGGGTCCATTCCCGCCTCGACTGAGTTCTCACGCAGGAGCTTTTCATAGAACGAGTGGATCGTCTGGATCGGACCAGTTTCCGCCTCTTGGGCCTCTTCGAACAGCTCCTTCTCAAACAGCCGGTCGACGATTCGCCGCTTCATTTCGGCGGCCGCCTTGTTGGTGAAGGTGATGGTGAGAATCTGCGAAGGGCGAACGCCGAACTCCTGCACGAGGCGGAGGTAGCGTTCAACGACGACAAACGTCTTGCCTGAGCCGGCCGACGCCACAACGACCGAGGAACCCTCGTTTTGGGCGATGATGTCGACCTGTTCTTGGGTGGGCTTATTAGCCACTTGTGCCTCCACCGAAGTCGAAAATGTCGTCCGAGCTGCCCAGTGACTGGCGGCACAGATCCGCGTAGGAGCAGTAGGTGCAGTGGTCGCCGGCACGAGTCGTCATCTGCCCTGAAACCGCGATCGCTTTCGGGTTTCGAAGAAGGTCCTTCATGCGGTCAGCGAGTTCGATTTTGTTGCCAAACTGCCGCGACAGATTTAGGACCAGGAACTGCTCTCCTTGCTTGTTGAGGTGCGTGAACTCCGAGAAAAGCAGGGTGGTGCGGTGATCGCTCAGGCCATCGATCTCAAGTCGAACTTCGGAGACACCCTCCCAGGCGGATGCAAAATACATCCCGTATTCGGACAGGTAGAGGTCGATGGCGGCCTCCTTGGTGTCCTTTGGCGGCGTGCGGCGGTAGAGGTGGACGATCCGTACGCCATCTTGGTCGGTGATACCTTCGACCTTGCCGCTCAAGCGGTACTTGAAGCGCTCAGGATTGAGCTGAGGATCACCAAACTTGACATCGAGGACCGTGTTTCTGGGATCGCGACCCCATAGGTCGCGGGAGGCGAATTCGCGTTCGACCAAGCCTTCGACGAGCCGCGTGGAGCCGTGGTACATCATCTCAAACTCCCACGCAGGCAGGCGGGGCCGAAGTTCGTCCAGGTATTCGTCCAGCACGCGCTTTATCTCCGCCCTCGCGGCGCGGATATCAGAGATGGTCAGCAGTTGGGCTCTTCGCGGGACTTCGAGGAGCCAACCCCAATGGTCGTTTGCCTGCTGTTGCTCGGGGAGGAGGCGTTCGGCGGAAAATTTGTAGTTGCACTCGACCAGCGAGCGGAGGGAACGCGGGTTGACGTCAGCCATGTCGAAGCGAACGGTCTCGACGGCACGCTCGTCTTTCAGCACGTTATCGACCGACTGCAGAGTGGGATGCTGGATTCGTTCGGCGATAGCGATGTCGCGGGGAGATTGGCACTCATCGACCGGCGGCGTAAGCAACCGTCGAGGATGGACGACGGCCCCCTCAATTCCGCAGATGCGCTTAACCTCCTCCAGGTAAAAGGCGGGAACATTGTCGGATTCACCGTCCGACATCGGATAGCTGAAGTAGAGGGCCTTTGCCGGGCAGGCACAGACTCGGTAAAAGAGGTCGCGCTCACTCCGCGCGATGTCGAAGGAGTCGTTCATGGGGGGGCCGTCTATCAGTTCGGACAAGCGGCGCTTGAGGTCGTCGCTGAGAATCGCGTCCTCTGACCGGCGGCGCGGGAATGAGCCTTCGAGCATGCCGAGGACGAAAAGATTATCGATGTCGCTCAGCTCTTCGGGCGAAGAAACCAACAGCACCCCATCGCCAGTGCTGGGGACGCTGACGTCGCTCATCCCCCAGACGCGCTCAGCGTGGGAAAGCCAGTCGTGATACGTCATTGGATCGGGCGTCTGGATGAGCTGAATCGTGGCATCCTGGGCGAGATTGGAGAGCATTGAGGTTTGGGCACGAAGGTCACGCTCTTGGGCGTTGTCAAGCCATGGAGCGGACTCAAGGAAGGTCTTGAGCTCTGAATGCCAATCTGCCGGTCCTCGTGCCTTCTCGAAACAAGTGGTGCGGAACGTGCGAAAGTGGCTCAGCACGACGCGGACACTGTCGTCGATCTCGGTCGAATGGTCGAGGTAGTTGCCGAGGGCTTCCCAGTCCTTCTCAGGTCCGTGGTGAACTTCATTAAGGAGTTGGGTGAGATCGTCAATACCGAAGTAGGAGGTCCTGAGTGGCGTCGCGAGGACGCGAACGTCATCCGACGCGACCGCCTTGAGTGCAGCCAGCGTGACCTTAGCGAAGCCGCTCGCGAGGAGCGGGATTCGGCGTCGGCTCTCGACGGGTACGCCCAAGCTCTCGCCAGCGTGGAGCAGGATTGGGCCGTATTTGTCGAGATTCCGCGTCAGGATGGCGGTCGCGGCGTAATCGCCGATCTCTAAACACCGCCGCAATGCCCATTCACATTCCGCGAGCGGATCGCCGCAACAGTGAAGCTCGACCCAGTCGAGGTCTGCCCCCGAATATTTTTCTTTGGCGAAAAGGTTGTTGATGAGACGACTTCCCTCTCCCGGCTCGGCGGGACTAACTTCCAGTTCTGCGGCAACCACCTTCGACAGTTGGAAGATGTCTCCATCGGTGGCGTGACGGTCGAGGATAACCTCGACCTCCGCCCCTTCCTCGACCAGCCACTTGATCCAGCGAATCGCCATCGGGTGGACCGTACTGCCCATGAAGAACTGAAGGCGCGAATCCTGGCCGTCGGTATCGATATTTGTATCCAGGCACTCGGCGATCATCTTGGCGACGATGGTGGCGTTCGCGCGTTCCAGCAAAGAGATGACCTCGTTGAAGATTTCGATCAGCTCGCCGATCTTGGCAAGACCGGTTTGAGCCGCCAGACGTTGGACGTCCACCGTGTTGGCGCCGATAACGCCCCAGTGCCCCAGTTCGCGAAAAGCTTCCAGCAGGCACTCATGGAAGCCGGGCATATCTGCCACCTTGCGGAACGGGCTATCCGACCCAATTTCTGAGCAAACGATGGAAATGGCGGTGAGAATTTGGCGCGAAGTCGCGATGAGACGCGGCGGCATTCCGGTGAGGAGGTGCACCTGGCGAACGACTTCGCCGAACGATTTGACGTCGACCATCGTTTGGTCGCCCAACTGCGCGCGGAGCATCGGCAACTGAGAGTCGTTTAGGGAGGTCACAAGGCCATATTCGTTTTGCCCGAACCTCTGCACCAGTCGAGTTACGTTTTTGGGCCCAGGAATGATGCTAATCACGTCCAAACGACCCTTCGGCATGGCGTTATCAAGTGTAACATGAGCAAGTGCCTCCGCGCATTTGGAATCTTCGACGACAGCTGCTAGGAAACGTTATTCCCCTTCTCTTCGGCATCGTCGTCGGGGTCTTTATGTTCGTGCTCCCGCTGGCCCTGCGAATTGTGGCGGGAATCGCGGCTGCCTATTTTGGTATCAATGTCTGGGGCTTCTACGAAAATGAGAAGATCGATCGGGAGTTGCGCAAGCTCACCCAGTCCAACGGAGAGTTGATCGGGTTCGTCTATCTTCAGCCCCCAACGATGTACGACGCCCACGCCGAGGTCGGCATCCTGACCGTGGCAGAGAGCTACTTGGAGATCTCTTCGGAGCGGGGTGGCATTGTCCTCAATCGGAGCGATATCGTGGCCCTCAACCGACGATACAACATCCATTCTGTGCTTCTGCTCGGCGGCTGGATCGTACTGGAACTCAAGAACGGCTCCGAGTTCAAATTCGAGAGCCGGAAGTTCCCAACTATGCACATGAGCAAGCTACGGACGGACCAGCTCTTTCTCGACCTGGCCTTGTGGCACGGCGAACCGGAGAAGTGGCGGTCGATGGCCAAATATGAAAAAAGCCCCGCCTAAGCGGGGCTTCTTT is a window from the Armatimonadota bacterium genome containing:
- a CDS encoding AAA family ATPase, with protein sequence MPATTAPTAPTRICAASHWAARTTFSTSVEAQVANKPTQEQVDIIAQNEGSSVVVASAGSGKTFVVVERYLRLVQEFGVRPSQILTITFTNKAAAEMKRRIVDRLFEKELFEEAQEAETGPIQTIHSFYEKLLRENSVEAGMDPKFELAGGGESDRLKRDAVRFVINSAEDDDNELIAMFVRATVGRAEYGQIGAYEKLESEAIKILNQMRSSGHEPSYFEDLYQSGEHFLEVTQEELIKHLPEYMRNAIASTIGVPWRDVAYQEAGKIRGEKTKYSWLRTVQDDELTIANLTCGLAQLALYAWAGYERMLSAERMIDFDGLESRAVRLLETSPQVRHRVSDQFLHVIVDESQDLNRNQFRLFDAIDSQSKMLVGDGKQSIYAFRNADVAMFKDRARQGFLKLSRNFRSDKTIINMVDVVFSQAFGADYFLSGTYEDFDEDVTYDAVERIHLTSKSNWHELAEYVAQQKASGVNLNSICILIRRHREAEAIEAALKRRGIGVRMNAGQSQFFARSEVRDLVNALLAVSSRHENFAWLATLRSPIVGLSLDAIVLLAKPQQDQELDPEDQQKLDRFMPWFLDLRAQVDHVPASEVLSKIINKSDLFLNLLSLPEGRRRIENVRKLLLLAMDSPELSAREFAELIRNIERLRHDEGDAATTDESEELVTLMTIHKAKGLEWDTVIIADGMDHKSPPIFSPIFDADTGWIGYWLRGKSTYAAEYLRTQKAAKEREELVRLQYVAMTRAKKRLVLTTWGDSSAGMIQLVRTAVGGSGFDRLATWHPSESP